Proteins from one Oenanthe melanoleuca isolate GR-GAL-2019-014 chromosome 1, OMel1.0, whole genome shotgun sequence genomic window:
- the LOC130260442 gene encoding claudin-17-like, which yields MASSCVLQITGLIFGGVGMVGTLAATAMPQWRVSAYVESNMVVFESIWEGLWMDCISQLGLRLQCKLYDSLLALPPALEALRALMCAAAGLALLSFLLAIAGLQRGQRGPRAGSPALLAAGTAALLAGALALVPPSWTGGSIVRDFHDPRVPAALKRELGTALFVGWASSALLLAAGAIYCHSSCRAGAGGHGYPRLERAAGPRPGHAYV from the coding sequence ATGGCCTCTAGCTGCGTGCTGCAGATCACCGGGCTGATTTTCGGCGGCGTGGGCATGGTGGGCACGCTGGCAGCCACGGCCATGCCCCAGTGGAGGGTCTCTGCCTACGTGGAGAGCAACATGGTGGTGTTTGAGAGCATCTGGGAGGGGCTGTGGATGGACTGCATCAGCCAGCTGGGCCTCAGGCTGCAGTGCAAGTTGTACGACTCGCTGCTGGCGCTGCCGCCGGCGCTGGAGGCCCTGCGGGCGCTGATGTgcgcggcggcggggctggccctgctgtcgTTCCTGCTGGCCATCGCGGGGCTGCAGCGGGGCCAGCGGGGCCCCCGGGCGGGCAGCCCCGCGCTGCTGGCCGCGGGCACGGCCGCGCTGCTGGCGGGGGCGCTGGCGCTGGTCCCGCCGTCCTGGACCGGCGGCAGCATCGTCAGGGACTTCCACGACCCGCGGGTGCCCGCGGCCCTGAAACGGGAGCTGGGCACGGCGCTGTTCGTGGGCTGGGCCAGCAGcgccctgctgctggctgccgGGGCCATCtactgccacagctcctgccgggccggggcgggcggccACGGCTACCCCCGGCTGGAGCGGGCCGCGGGGCCCAGGCCCGGCCATGCCTACGTCTAG